GCCTTCTGTATAACATCCAATATAATCTGTAGGTAATCCTTCTTTTTCCTCTCAAagagaatttgtttttaatagtcTGTTCCTCTTCCGTATGTCAATGCAAATAACTGGATCTCTAAAATACTGCATTATATACAAGGCCGACCACATTTGTTGGCATCCCTGGTGAAGATGTCAAATTAAATTCAATCATTTTTATtccagtagcataatctcacactgaaaacagGCACTTTGTTCACTTTGCTCATTCATTAAACCTGGCTGAATACAGCAAGTGATTTTAGAGAGTGACCCATGTACCGTTGATCAGAATAGACAGTTTTCTAgaccaagaaaataaaaaaaacaccaaaactgagcaaaaagtttcttttttttaaaaaaaaggcgaATGTTAGAGGTTCTTTTTATGTTTCGAATCTACGACAATTTCCAGATCCTACACTACTTGGTTACAATATCACTTAGTTTATgtgaacagtaaaaaaaaaatcacaataagaAGATTTTACACACCATTACCAGGAGGACCAAAAAAGACAGgggaaaagaaactaaaatgacagttttaaaaagttttgatACCCAGGATGTTAATAATTTATAACATTGCAAGACTTTTTGTTTCAGAACCAGCTTGGATTCTGATCTCTACATCTTACCTTGTTTGACATGGCTAAACCTACTAaccattctgtttttattatagtTGCCTGCCAGACGACCCTTTCGCTACCTTTGGCTTTTGATTTGGAGAAATTACTCGGTAAGCATTTATTGATTCAAATCAAAGTCAGAGGATGTCCTTTAGCTTTTATCACCTATTCATACCACAATGTCTGTTCCTTCGCTTTAGGAGAATACTATCGCTATGAGGAGGCATGTGATGCCGTGCAGGAGAGCCTCAGTTCTTCCTCCTTGAGACGAAAACTCTTCCTTGATGGTCAGTTCAGTTACAGCAGTTCTGACAGCTCCACCCCGCCGAGCCCTGAGAGAGCTAAAGGTAGACTGGTAGGGTCGTCTCCACACAGAGGAGGAGCTGTAGCAAGAGGTGAAAGTATTGAAGGGGAAGCTCTAAAATCTGTCTTTTCGTCACCTCTGGCCTGCGGCAGGTCGTCCCAGACTCCCTCTACGGTATGTCGTGAAGtcttttgaaattattgtttttaatgtattttgagCTGAAATTAGTGAATATAAAGACTTACATAAGTAAAGAAGTGTTGTCCTTCATTGTTTTTAACTACAGGGCCAGTTCTCATCTAGTCCTATCCAGCAGAGCTGCTTCAGAGACTGCAGCCTGGGCAGCATCAGCAGTCCTCTGTTTCCTGATAAGTCATCTCCTGCTGGTCGCATCTCCCCGACTGTTTCTCCAATTCTTCACATGGCACAGACTCCCATAGGCTCAGGTAGAAGATCTGCTTTTTGACGGGTTTTAAGAATCCAAACCGTGAGATGCTGTGAGGATTcaggttaatttttttttcccaggtgAGCGGAAACAGCAAAGCAACTTTACCCCACATGGAGGTCTGCTGGGTGCAGATGTTGCCCTCACTGAGAGTCCATTTGTCGAAGGATGCTCCCCGATTCAGAGCTGCTCCCCTCTCCAACTCCATTACCTGCATGATCCCCGACACACTTCCAGACCCAAGCCCAGACCCAGAGTCCGCTGCTGGGCTTCCCCTCCCCTGATCTCGGCAATCCTTAACCCAAATCTCCAAGACAATCAGGAGGCTGAAGAACACTCTGTTACCACTTCCTCATCTTCCCTCCCAGCCATGGAACTAGATCCAACATCACCTCTGGCAACAGATGGGCACTGTGCTGCCCCTGAGAGAATTAACCTGGAAACTATTGAGGATGTAAAaatggaagaaagaaaaaatctgGTACTAAAAAACAGGCtggaggaggatgaggaagaaGGTGGAGGCCCTTCAGGACAACTGACCAGCTCCCGTATGGGAAATGTGTCAGCAACGGAAAGCTCTCAGATGTTTGTGTCTATTCTGGCAGAAGGAAGCAGCATTCGCTACGACTCCAGCATGCAGGTTGGAGAGAGAAACTTGACAACAAAACCTTTTAATTTTCTATTTCAGTGAGATTTGGACTTCTGTGAATGACTGTTTCTTATCATTAAATGTTGTGCAGGTGGACAGTGGCTATAACACCACCTCAGCTGGCACCGCTAGCCTCATCGATGGCATCAGCTCAGACTGTCACAGCAAAGAGTCCCTCAGCTCCCACCTGGTAGAAGAAGCGTTTCCCCTTTCTCGACTCCATAAAGTTAAGGTGAGGTTAATCATTGGGTGTTCTATGTTATTTTGAACAAGCTAAATCTCTTAGTTTGGGTACATTTAAAACCTAATTTAAAGTCagaaaaatgtgggttaatcataatttatatatttatcacACTTTTCAGCAGCAGTATCGAAATTAAACGTTTTCCTGATATCGTGCAGCcctaataaaaacttttttacatttttcaattttacaaccacaaacttcattgtattttaattaca
This genomic stretch from Girardinichthys multiradiatus isolate DD_20200921_A chromosome 22, DD_fGirMul_XY1, whole genome shotgun sequence harbors:
- the bora gene encoding protein aurora borealis codes for the protein MMGDHIELQITPETPGRPSIRNPFESPNDYHHLREPLVPSPSVFKSKPCKATPPKFNWSIDEMASLLPVHIDPEEIQRQSFYLSQTRMDSEIEEKCQNAIEQFFTKGAIVPSPWAAPETRRAPLLHKKSPFSAAISEESENVSVACQTTLSLPLAFDLEKLLGEYYRYEEACDAVQESLSSSSLRRKLFLDGQFSYSSSDSSTPPSPERAKGRLVGSSPHRGGAVARGESIEGEALKSVFSSPLACGRSSQTPSTGQFSSSPIQQSCFRDCSLGSISSPLFPDKSSPAGRISPTVSPILHMAQTPIGSGERKQQSNFTPHGGLLGADVALTESPFVEGCSPIQSCSPLQLHYLHDPRHTSRPKPRPRVRCWASPPLISAILNPNLQDNQEAEEHSVTTSSSSLPAMELDPTSPLATDGHCAAPERINLETIEDVKMEERKNLVLKNRLEEDEEEGGGPSGQLTSSRMGNVSATESSQMFVSILAEGSSIRYDSSMQVDSGYNTTSAGTASLIDGISSDCHSKESLSSHLVEEAFPLSRLHKVKAFYPPHCHNGLLH